Genomic segment of Scomber scombrus chromosome 18, fScoSco1.1, whole genome shotgun sequence:
TGTGATCTGGTTTTATATCTCTGAACACCTGTAGAAACACTTCACGTCTAATACTCTGATTTAATTCACTGAACTTCATCCAATAAAACTGATTCATCTCAAATGTTTCAGATCTGAACTAAATTAACTtaattaaatcttaaaaaattctgcttagaataaaaaaaaatccaagaaTAATCTCCAGAGTATTTTTGTCATCTATCAGagtaatgtctttaaatgttctTTAGTGAATGATGCAACAACATTTGAATGGTACGTTTATAGGTCTGCAGCTATCGATTATTTTAGTAATCGAGTATTCTATCAATTATTCCATCAATTAATCGAGTAATCGGATAAGAAATAGTAAACATGAAGAGAAAGGCTCTCTTAAAATGAACAACTACCtcgtttcctttttttaaaatctgtgtataCATCTTTTAATCAACTTTGCTGGTGattaaagctcttaatgatcaggctccatcatatcttaaagagctcatagaaccttatgaacctaccagaacactttgctcccagcatgcaggtctacttgtggttcctagtatctctaaaagtagaatgggaggcagagccctcagttatcaggctcctctcatGTGGAActatctcccagattcggtccggagggcttaaaactttcctttttgatagagcttataatTAGAgttccagctcctagtttatgctgctataggcttagactgccgggggactcccatgatgcactgagctcctctctcctcctccctctctttatccatccatctatatccattaacattcatgtactattaatgcatcaataacctaaacttcttccccggagttgtctgtgctttctcgtctcacaggtaatctgggcctgtagacgtccggatgacagattccagtcccggaccttctagcttcaatgtttattttctatgtgcttctctctctctcctattcttcctctctcctctctctctaccccaaccggtcgaggcagatggccgcccactttgagcctggttctggttctgaggtttcttcctgttaaaagggagttttttcttgccattgtcgctaagtgctgctcatgtgtgaatgttgggtctctttaaaattaaaacttgaagagtacggtttagacctgctctatgtgtaaagtgccttgagatgatttTGTTGTGacttggcgctatacaaataaagattgattgattgattgattgagtgatATGTGGCTGCTACTAATACAAaaagtaaacacaaacaatcatTGTCTTCGgcttttggtttataaaatagtgaaaaatgtcgatCACTGTTCCCCAAAGCCCAAGAagacgtcctcaaatgtcttgttttgtacaAACCAACAGTCAACAACCCAAAGATCTTCACTTTACTGTCATAGActagaaaaaactgaaaatattcatatgggtcaatgacgtataaggatttaagatgaatcatggtcgcaccacatgactttttttaaggccagtgccaattaatcttgaaaaacccactaaaatcactttcacattataatatgaattttcaggtacacaacattctgaatgtttgaactactgcattagatatgcttgtttttattattctataattgagttgttgtaaatccttatacgtcattgacccgtatataagaagctggaatcagagaatatggactttttcttctaaaaaaaaagactcaaaacgATTAGTcggttatcaaaatagttgtcaATTAATTCAATAGTCGATTAGTCGTCGATTAATCGTTGCAGCCCTATACGTTTATCGACAGCCTTTAACTTTAAGGATATATACCCAGTGGTGTAGTCCTTATCTTTCAGTCAGCATTGCGTATacccatttcatttttttaatctaagttgaaatatgaacaaggatgcattgtcaaattcacatctgaagtattttatttagataaatgttcaaaaaataactgaaacaccatgtttgcctcattcatgcaggctgcctgtgtgaccattaatacctacaaactgctcctgatCAAGTCATGTTAGTTTTATAATAGTGGCACATCTGGCCGACACTAtctgttgctaatcagctgttcaaagagacagtttacaaaagaaactacTGACTTGCCAAGTGAGAGAATAGGTGTCATTCCTTATTCCTTAGTCCATCCACAGTGTAGATGGACTAATAGTTCACTGACTAGTCTGTGGGCCAGTATTGGTTTAGTCATTTCataatccttcctccctgagatcaagcagcagaaatTATGTGACAATGAGCAAATACTACTGACAGATGTTTGGGTAAACTAAATAGAGTCTTACATCACTGTTTATAAAACAGGGTGTTTTTCTGGGCTGCGTTAAAAAAGGGCAAACATTAGTATAGAGTATACCCACTTCTCCAgggaccactacaccactgtatataccagctgcacaaaaatgcatCATCAGATATTTCCGATTTGCACATTCTGAGCCACAATAGGAAAAGTCATAACATTTCAGGCTTCAAGAATGTAGTTtaggtgtttaaaaaaatgtgctttctaatgtcaaaatgggtccgaatgaaccagaacagtaagtAAGGGTTAAGAATAACAACGgtggcttttattttgaaggacaACAGAGAAGAAGGGGGTTTTTCCGTTTTCGTTTTGTTGTTGTCCGGCTCTGTTTCCGGTGTGCGAGCAGCTGTTCATGGTGCCAAAATGACcaaactgcagctgctgaaCGCCTACCTGACGGAGCGGCTGACGGTGGTGGTGAAGGAGATCCTGGACGTGGTGGAGGACACGGTGACCGAGTACCGGGAGGAAACGGCTCGGACCAAGCGCGAGAACGAGAGTCTACGGAGGCAGCTGCGGGACATCCTGCTGCTGGAGGCCGAGACTGAGTGGCTGAGTAAGGGCCGAGCTATCTGGCTAACACCGAGGCGAGACCTGGAGGAACCGAGGCTGCAAGCTGCACTGCAAATCCGTCTGGTTTAAAGGCTCCGATGGATTTAATgcttgaaagaaaaatacagctttataagtttgttttttaaaggtttatatttatagagtaagtggcagagaggccgacaggaaacaagggatGACCTGCAGCATTGGTGTCTGGCCGgactcgaaccagggacgctgtgTTTACATGACACGCGCGCTAACCACTCCACCACCAAGACGCTCATATTTATCAGTTTTTATACTTAAGTGGcagcagaataaaaacacactggGTCGAAATGTTAAGATATGTGTGACTTTTGGTGTCACTTCCTCTTTGCTTCCaccagacagacacagacgTTAATTAGAAATATAAAAGCTTTATTGTTATCAGGGGCGAGTCAATGATCAGACACTCTTACCTGCCTTTGTTTTTATAGTCGTGATTGATTGTGTTgctaaatgtgtgtatgtcaaAATACCACTGAGTGATGAGCACTAGCAAAGCagtcttatcttatctaatgAGAATGTGACATATAATAACCTGTAAGTGACTCATTTTTACTGGATAACGCAAATTACaacaatattaatacatagtagagaGGTCTAATATagtgtttaataataataatggtacattaaagtacattaaacctgttatgATAAAACCTTCCAGTACTTCTCACTCTGTCAATAAACAGGAAaagtcaaattttaaaaaacctaCAAAAGCCATAATTAATGTAGACTACAAACATAACAGTGCCTGTCTGTGTTCTTCacttaaaataatcaataatgttttattaggTTATAAGTAATCAAACTGCTCTTAGCTcaggactgtttttttttttaggtgtctGGCCCCAATTAACACAAATAATCTTTTCTTTAAAGTCTTGACTGACTGTCCATACACATTCATAACCACTTAATGAATACAAAGATGAgctctttattctttattctttattcttgtGGCACTGAATATTTAGTTTTAGAGAGtgaatcagacaaaaaaaaggtaatataaTATTCTCACATTTGGCTTTAGAAGTTTTTTGAGGAGTGTTTTTTACCCTCTTCTGacatttaaagtctgtgtaaagtaagaataaatatgtgttctgagtttgacataccacagtaaagtgtgttgttaaccaccctgccaaatttgaatgattaaaaaaaatcgccaaatatatgaaattaggcttcaaagttgtgtaaaagtctgcctctgtctctgctcccaaacgctgtgggagtgcccgtcgagtccgctgaagccccgccccctaccgagtgtcacctgtcaatcaaagtcaccacctctaccagcaacatggacgctaggtctgagagctttctgctgctaactcagatGCTAGCTCGacggctaactggctaactgtagactgtagtagtagtgtgcgctgaatgtatttatacctctagaAGAAGCAGGGGCGGGTTTTAGCCAATCAGACCCACCCATTAAATccagaaaatgtctgaattcactttacacagtctttaatgaaaatgaatttgagCCACACCAAAAGCTATGTTGTTTATTCTGTTTCCATCAGTGATTCTGATCAAAGCTGCATCGTGTTAATGCTTCATACTCCGTCTTGTTCTCTGTTGTTGCAGGATCCACCAGGTCCAGTCTTGGTTTCGCTGCTCCTGAGCAGCAGACCAGCGATGCGGAGCCGAGGCCCTGCTCAGAGGAGCCGGACTCCACCCTGAACCAGACCAGACAgcctccagccaatcagaagcttGAGCAGGTGGTGTCGGTCCAGAGCGAGACTCCTCTGCCAGGAGACCAGAAGCCAGCTGAGTCCTGGGAGTCGGGGCTGAAGCctgagctgcagcaggaggCGTTCAGGAAAgcttcccctcttccttctctctccaccCTCAGTACTTCCTCTGCCGCGCCCCCTAAAATCCACATCGAGGTTCCTGCGCTCAGAGAGGAGCCGCGGGCCCCGGCTCCGCCTCCGCCTCGCATCAAAACTGAACCTGAAGAATACAACGTGTGTGAACCTGAAGCTCACGCAGAGTCTGTGACAGCGAGCACGCACGCTCACGTCCCGCTCCTCCCGCCGGAGGAATCGACTTTCAGAGCGGAAGCAGAGcgagcggcggcggcggcgctGAACGTCGACCAACACGAACGCAACAAGAAGAGCTCTCAGGAGACGAGCGATGACGGAGCCGTCGCCGGTTACGTCCCCGAGCTCGTCCACCGCTGCCCCCGCTGCGGCGAGGCGTTCGGCCAGGCCAGCAGCCTCCGCCTCCACCTGGAGCAGAAGCGAAAGACGTACGCCTGCGACTGGTGCTGCAAGTCTTTCGCTCAGTCGGCCGACCTGCGGCGCCACCTGCGCACACACACGGGCGAGCGACCGCACCGCTGCACCTTCTGCTCCAAGAGCTTCAGCCAGAGAGGAAACCTGCGGCGACACCTGCGCATCCACACGGGGGAGCGGCCGTACAGCTGCCCCTACTGCTGCCGCACCTTCAGCGACGGAGACACCATGAAGAAGCACAAACGCACGCACTCAGGAGAGAAGCCGTACCGCTGCGTCCAGTGCTCCAAAACCTTCACCAGCGCCAGCGGCCTGCAGATCCACCTAAAGAAAGACATGTGCTTCGTGGCTAACGCGTGATTGGACGAgtcaggagagacagagacgcTGCACGGAGAGGAAATGATACATGTTGAGGTGATGCAGCACCATCAGGACCCGGCAGGTTATAACCATGTCTGTCTTCAATCTGAAGGTCTTTACTCACCAAATAGTTGCATCTAAATCAGGTTCAAATCATCAGGCTTCTTAAGAGTTGGAAGAATTAATCAGCTTTTTATTCCTTTCTtaaagatttattatttatttacttttttccgGCAGTGTAGACGCTTTCTacttctgttcttcttctgctgggtttttaaaatgctgcttatttaaGTGCTTTCTGTTGATGCCACATCCTGCTTTGAGTTTAACCAATCAGCACAGAGTTAatctcaagccccacccaggagtCTTTCGGGGCTGAACGGAGCACCTTcccccgaggcagggactcgtttagCTCCAGTACAAGTTCCAGTAGATTGTCATTCAGGGAGATTCCTGCTGTGGAGACGAACCGACGGCAACGTAACAttaccctgaagttcctgcagtggaaacgtgGCTAATGTAGCATGAactgtaaccactcagctaccaaggaGATCCAAATTGATCTTACTGTTGGATCTGTCAGTGTGAAACATGtttgatgaacctacagagaattatcagagattctgcagctcctctcagctttatagttgagtttcagctcattgtttatctgttCTGGTTCTCAGTGCTAACATAGCGTCGTTCTTATCTCTTCCATTCACAGCAGATATCAGAGCTTGTaatcataaaatataaaccTGAGCAGATTAAGAGATTAATGTAGAGATCAGTAATTAAAATGCAGCTTATTAAAAACGCTTGTAACGTATCAAGAAGTCAGATTTGAACCTGTGACGATGTGTATATGTAATTATTTGGCACATGAAGACACTCAGCAGTGGGATTCTGTCTCCTCGCCAGCCGTCTGTTGAGCACTCTGTGGGTTTTTCTGAATGGGACATGATGAAGTTTTGGTTTCCAGGCAGCTACACAGccttcatatttattcatctatttatttttatttttattttctttcggGATTGTGAGCAAACATAGTCAGAGAGTCTCCTGCAGCGTCTTCACTGGACAAAAGACGACTTCACATGGTTCTGGATTGAAAGTCAACGTTTGTTTCCAAATCCGGAGCAGAGATGTGAAGTTTAAGCGACTGATGACCGACCCAGACTGTATCCTtcaaagtccaactgaaattatttatttttttgctaaaCTACAGCAGCGTGCGCTCAGTGAATCAGCTGTCCTGAAAGCAAAAAAATGGAGAAAGTAGTAAACTTCTTTAATAATGTAATGGCGCCCCCTACTGTCACAGATATTGCTCCCACTCTGGCAAATCTCATTTATATGACGGAGTATAAGAGCCACACTAAgaggaaaaatgaataaatacaattttggaaATGACGAGAATAAAGTATTTCCTTATTTGTGAAACCGATACCAAAGTATAACTTCACAAGATGCTCAACGTTCCTCATTTTAACGCAGGAAGGGTTCTCATAaaattacgactttattctcctaatattacgactttattctcgtaatgttacgactttattctcgtaattttATGacttctcgtaatattacgactttattctcgtaatgttacgactttattctcgtaattttacgactttattctcgtaattttATGACTTctggtaatattacgactttattctcctaatattacaactttttcTCCTAATATGACTTTATtttcgtaatattacgactttattattgtaatttccacacacaaaaaaatattttttctcttagTCTGGCCCGGATACTCCGTCGTACATGTTATAATAAAGCTGCGAGCATCAGTCGGCAGCTTCAGACCTTTCGGTGCTCAGTAGAaggaaacagcagcaggtttCACTGAAGGTGAGAAAAGTCACTTCAGTTAgtttaactgtgtttttagACGGAGTGAgactaatcatcatcatcatcatcatcatcatcatcacaaagtTTCTATTCATCACAAGTGAATGAAACTCTGTGTATGATGAGGAGATAACGAAGGGCGTCTCTTCTGAGCTTTAAAGGCTTTATCTCCTGATGATGCCTGCAGGTTGGTCCAGgttctcatagtgctgcatgtttctaTACTTCTCAGTCTCAACTTATTCACTACAAATGTTAAGAAgagtacagaagaagagatttgagacacaacacaacactatTAATAACGCAGTTTTAAAGAGGCGTCATTCAAGGagatttcagttggactttaaaactgttttaaatgacAGAGGACAGGTTGACAGGTTTGAGccaaaaaaagattaataaagagagaaatgttAGAAAGAGAAGCAGACGGAGGATGATGCTCTCGTGTTCGCTGAAGATAAACTGTTGTTCTCACTCTGCTCGGCTTCTGTGAGCTGGTTTCCAGATGTAATCTCACCT
This window contains:
- the LOC133999029 gene encoding zinc finger and SCAN domain-containing protein 21-like; the protein is MTKLQLLNAYLTERLTVVVKEILDVVEDTVTEYREETARTKRENESLRRQLRDILLLEAETEWLRSTRSSLGFAAPEQQTSDAEPRPCSEEPDSTLNQTRQPPANQKLEQVVSVQSETPLPGDQKPAESWESGLKPELQQEAFRKASPLPSLSTLSTSSAAPPKIHIEVPALREEPRAPAPPPPRIKTEPEEYNVCEPEAHAESVTASTHAHVPLLPPEESTFRAEAERAAAAALNVDQHERNKKSSQETSDDGAVAGYVPELVHRCPRCGEAFGQASSLRLHLEQKRKTYACDWCCKSFAQSADLRRHLRTHTGERPHRCTFCSKSFSQRGNLRRHLRIHTGERPYSCPYCCRTFSDGDTMKKHKRTHSGEKPYRCVQCSKTFTSASGLQIHLKKDMCFVANA